The window GCATCTCCTCCTATGTCCTTGGTCTTGTCGTAATTCAGGACCTTCCACTGCTGGTTTACTGCCTGCCAGCGCTTGAAGATACGGTAGACAGAGGAGCCTTCATGGACGATGAGGCCTGAGCAAGAGGATAAGAAATCCAGCGTCAACTGCTGCCCAGACCTAGGCCAGAGGTACTTAAGCAAGCATTTCTCCAGGGGGAGGAGACAGGGTTTGCAAAGGGCCTggagaagcagggaagggagataGCCCTAAAGGCCCCCAATGGTAGAAAATGTGGCCATGAAACTGAGGGAATGGGCAGGGAAAATTAAGTGTGTGAGTTGGAGGAAGATGATGagcaggtgagagagagagaggtatccTCACCTATGCAGACGACATCCATGAAGCCGTACATGCCGTAGCAGATCTGAAAGAGCAGATCTTGCCGTTGCCACTTGGCTGAAGGGCTGAGTGAGGACCAGATGAGCCAGGAGATGCTGGCGACAAGGAAGAGTGAGCCCAGAACTATGGCTGCAATCTGGACCTTCTCAATGACCGTCAGGGAGATGGCCTGCCACTGTGTGGGAGAAAAGGCTCCAAAAAgtcacagaaagagacagagggccAGATTAGGGTGGCCCTGAATAGAAGGATGCGCCAGGAGCCTTCCTGAAACCCTTCAGGCAGGATTAACAATCtgcttctctgtgccttgatCACATCTAGAATGTGGCATCTCTCACATTGTTTGAGAccattttctgtcttattttaaaaaggcatgaTCGGCCAGGTGCTCTGAAGCCAGACCATCTAGGTTTGAATTCCAAATCTTTACTCCATTACTTACTGGCTGAGTAACATAACTATTaggattattatgaagattaaaagagttaatacacACCAAGAACTTGACATATAGAAAACTCTACATGTTTGCtaccagcagtagcagcagcactaccatcttttcctcttttgttatcCCAGGGCCTGGAACACAGGTGGCGCCCAATAAATGTCTTTGTGAGTAAACGAAGGAAGGGAGGATTTACAGACAGACACTAAATTATGGCAATGGTAGGGAGGGTGACTTTGAAAGCAAGAGTAAATGGATAAATAGGCTCCCTGGAGGGTCCCTGGTTCTAATTGCTGAAAGGCCCTTGCCCCAGTCTCAGAGTTCTCCCCTTGCACCTCACCTGCAAGGGATTCTTGGTGCTGATCGCCAGGACCTGGTACTTGAAGTAGCAGAGCTCACAGCTCCAGGAGCCCCGCTCGCTGATCCAGCGGATGAGGCAGGGCTGGTGCGTGCAGCGCACGGAGCCGTCGCAGCGGCAGGGGCTCAGGAGCTCCCCCTGGAGGAAGAGTGAGGAGGGTTCCTGTCAGCTATCGCCACCCGACCCCAGTCCTCTCCACTACAGGAGAGGAAAACCTCCTCTCCAGGTCAGTCAGTctcccaccttaaaaaaaaaaaaaaaaaaaaaaaaaatcaggcttttCGCCCAAAACAGGGCAAGAAGCTAAGGCTGcagtctaaaagaaaaaaaattagagctcAAGGTAAACTTCCCTGGCCCAATAGAAGAGACATGGAAAGGGACTGGGGGGGCAGGGGACGGTTGGCCGGTGAATACTGGGTCTTCTCTGTTTCCAGAGTTTGAGGAGGGTGCTCTTTAAGGGTTCCCAAATGGAAGGCTACCACTTAGGATCTGGAGAGACAGGAGGGCAGGGTCAGAGCTTCTGAGCCATGCCTTCCTAACCCACTCCCCATCACTGTAAAGTATTTCACAGATGTGGTGCAGACTGGGATAGGTTACAGTCCTCAGTTTCCACGTATCAAAAAGGGGGAAATCCTAAGGGTGTGAGTGGAGGGTGTTCCGCTTTAATCAGAGTAACTTCTCACGACATAGAGACCCCCCCCCCGATACTATCCCGGGACAACTTTGTCCATAACATTTAAACAGAGGATATTCTTTGGAATGAGAAGGAAAGTTGTGGAATGGGAAGTGAAGAAAAGTGCCCCGCGTAGAGAACTACTGAGGAAGGCAAGGGCTCCGGCTGGGCCTCTCCCTTCAAGAAGCATTCtcctctctgcccacctcccagAGGACAGGCCCTCTCAGCCTACAGAGACCCTGGGGTGAGAGAAGTGGGCGAGAAAGGGTGTCTCGGTTAAGGGGAGAGATTTTGAGCCCTCCCAGAAGAaagccccaccccttcctgggGATCCCTGATCCCCCTCCACGCCAAATCTGCGCTCCCGGAGTCTCTGGTCAAGCCCCCCAACCTCACTCCATTTCCACGCCGGACGCTGGGTCCCGCCCAGCTtcctcaggccccgccccctgtTCCCGGTCTCCCCGGGCGCCCCAGGTGCgcgccccacccctccccgccccgccggATGCCCGGGCCTTACCTGCTCCGGGCCCTGGAAGCAGATTCGGCACTGGGGGGTTCGGAGCCCGCTGTCCAGGCTGCTGCTGAGCGACAGGGCGTCCAGCGCgcccgggggcggcggcggcggcgcgggcggcggcgggggtcCAGCCCGCGGCTCCTTGTCGCCGGCCAGGCCCCGGGCCCTCGGCTGGGACCCGTAGTACTCCTCTTCGTCTCCGTCGCCGTCCCGGGTCGAGCAGCCGGCGAAGGGCGCCCAGCCGCagccgcctcccccgcccccccggggcTGCGGCTCGGCCCGGGGCCGCCCCCCGCCCGTCAGCACCAGCAGCTTCAGCTCGTTCAAGAACATGCGGAGCCGAGACTTGAGCATCGTCCGggcgccggggggcggggggcggcgtgCAAGGGGGACTCTCgggtggctgggggaagggagaggacaaGGCCGGGAAGGGGGCGCGCGCTGGAGAGCCGAGCCCGGCCGGGGTCTTCGGGGCCTGCGAGAGCCGTTCACTGCTGCCACAGCCGGGGTTGCGGGGGTTGCGGGGCCGAGAGGGCTGGCGGcccgggggcggcggggcgggcagCCATGGCCAGGGCAGTGAGCGGGGAGGGGTGCTCAGGGTGTCGCGCCCCGCGGGTCCGGGTCCGGGGCGGGCCGGGCTCCCGGGGTTACGCGCCCCGGTCCTCCTGCGGCGGGGCCGCCCCCCATCGCCGTCCTCCTGGCCCCAGTCCCGCTCCGGCTCGCGGCTCCGGCTCGGCCCGTGCGCTCGGCGGTGGCAAATGGCGGCTCCttccggcggcggcggcggcggagacCCCCCCggagcggcgggcgggcggggcgggagcCGGGGAGCCggtgagggatggagggaggggcggggcggggaaggggagaggaggagaagtggCCGCGGCTGCGCATCCCCGCCCTGCCCCGCACGAGCAGGTGTCCCCAGAGGCGGGGGCGCGTGTGCGAGCccgggggagggtggagggaggggagtggcCAAAGAAAGGGGGTGTGCGCACGGGTAGAATAGGTGTGTGAATaggggtgtgtgttggggggcgtGAGCGGGTGAGGATGGAAGGTGAGTGGTCAAAGACGCAGGTGCACCAGGGAGGGAGAGGCTTGTGCAAAATGGGAGTGTGTAAAGAAAGCAAGCTATGCAACTGTCAGAGGTGAGTGAGCAAGAGATGGACTGAAGCAATAAACACTTTTACACAAAAGACTGAAAAGTGTGCACGGTGTGTGACTATGGAAAAGAGATGAGTGTGTAAGGGATCGAATTGGATTGTATGAGAAACAGAAGTGTGTAACTGTAATGTGTGAGGGAGGTGAGTGAGCAAGGGAGACTGGAGTGCTAAAGGGATGAGTGTCTTTCCTGGTATTCTCCTGACCCACCACCACTGCAACTGAAGTGAACAATacgtaacacacacacatgcttagCTCTTTGCTTTTATGGGGGTCTTGACCCTGAGAACCAGTTGTACCCCCTCATCACATTACTTCTGCCTTACACTTacatcctccctctcctctccttttcagTGCTTAGAGAAAAGGAATTCCAGGGGAGCTCACTAGGTCAAACACAATGGAAAAAACTAATTAGTAAAAGAGTAATTAATAGGAGAAGGGAGGGTATGTAATCAGGGACAGTCAAACTAAGGATCCTCAATAGAAAGTGATTAAGGAGAGTAATGCTCTTATGAAGCATTCAAATATTTTGGATGGTGGATGAATGAATCAGAAAAAGGGGCTGGAACCTAAGTCAACATAGAGGATGACTTCTATTTGAAAAACAGTGAGTGGAGGGTGAGGCTAAAATGGACCCTGCTGGTGTAGGATGGAAGTTTGACACACTCAGAGACACTTAGCCTTCCAGAAGGTTTACAAACCAACAAATGCTAGCAAAATAGCCAATGAAACAAACTCCTCACAAGCCCCTTAGCCAGTTAGGAccttgagatttttcttactAGTGTCCCAGTTGCCTTTGCCAGCAAGGGCCCAGAACTACAACCAGCAGAATGCCAAGAGGGGGAATCTATACTGACATGTCTTCCATTTTGCCCTGGAGCATGGTTTATATTAATCTCAAGCCTGAACTCTTACATCCTCAGGCAGATGGTTAAGGAGAACAGAAGTTAGGGCACAAGGAGAGCAAATAGAGTAATAGAATGGTTTCAGATTTTAGACAGTTTATCATTAATGAGACActgattccttccttcccttattCCCATTCCCCCAAAGGGTTGGGAGATAAAGAAGTTGGAGCCAGTAAGACAAGGGAAGTCCGAGAAACTTGCCTGTTGTCTACCTAGATGTCTGTGAACAGAGGCTATTTGGGAAAAGTCTGTTCTGAGGAGGGGCAAGGGCTAAGAAAGCTGCAGAAAAGAACCTTAAAGGTCAAGTATTCCTGTTTCCGGCTCATCAATAACTTCTCTGCCAGAAGGTATCTGGTCTCTGCCTTAACACTCCCAGGAAGAGGTGAAAGTTGGGAAGACGGAATGGCATTACCTTGCCACTCTTCCTGTTGGATTACTGTATTAATCTGCCTTCCATCAGTCCTGTAATCCTAGTTTTGCCCTCATATGGGTGCTGTCTACTCCCTATTTTATATGACCACATATAAAATATGTGGCTATATCTTTACAGATAGCCTTATCACTAGTTTAAAGGACATAAACAAAACCCCCACATAAATACAGGAAGCAAGCACTcagtaaaaatttgttgaatgagtgaaacaAAGACACAAATGAGAATATGTTTTTCCGATAGCGGTGGAGCAGAAAGACGACAGCACCACCTCCCGTCCCCCGACCCACCTCCCCGcaaggagagagagtgagagacgGGTAGTGAGACTGGAGATGCACTCAGGCTCGGCTTCCAGCCCAGTGTTGGGAATCCTGGGTGGCCCAGGTTGCCATGGCATCGCGTTGGACTccaccctctctcttctcccgccccacccccgagCCAGAGTTACGGCGGCCAGTCACGTGCCCTGCTGCGTAACCACACCTCTGCCTCTCCAAGCAATGTCAAGCGGTCACGTGTGATAGCAACAGATCACGTGGTTGCCATCGCCCCTccgcccctttcccctccccgcccccttcccgTTCAAAGCTGCTCCCGGCTGCCCCTCTGCGCCTGAGTAGTATGGTCACGTGCTCCGAACGTCCGGCGTTCGCCCCGCCCCCTCGATTTCCGCGCGCCTCTTTGGCAGCTGGTCACATGGTGAGGGTGGGGGTAAAGGGGGCCGCTCTAGCCTGCGGCCTGTGTCTATGGTCGGGCCCGTAGCGTCCAGCTGCCCCGGACCGAGCTCGAGTGTATGGCGCCGCAGGAACCGGCTCCGGGGCCCCGATAACGGGCCGCCCCCGCAGCTCCAGACACGGGGTGAGGTAAGTGTAGCCCTTTCCAGGAATGGGGACCATACTCGCCCTCCGCGGCTTCCTACGCGAGTTGGTTATGGAAGGGTCGCTCGAGGGCGGGAAGTGGGGCAGGGTGTGATATGTTCCTTTGTGGCCGTAGGAAGGTGCAATTTCAGGGACTGGGTGTAGGGTCTTCGATGTAGGGAGTGTGTCGTGTGGCATTTCCCTTGTGCGGGGTTCGATCGCCCcaaaggaaaatgcatttttttattcTAGGAGCTCACGCGGCTGGAGGGGTTGGGGTTAGGGTCATTGTGTTACCTGGGAGTCGGCATCATGGAAGTTTGGGAAAGGGACGGGATGCTGTTGGTGTtgtctttgtgatgtcttttgtGGGAGTCACTTTGTTGCTGCAGGCTCATACCATCCGAACTGTGGAAGGAATTTCGGTGGTAGGAGTCTCTGTGATTGTAGGGTCTCCTCTGGTCTGAGAATGGCTACCCCTCGATATGAGCCAGTGGCTGAGATTGGTGTTGGTGCCTATGGGACGGTGTATAAGGCCCGTGATCCCCACAGTGGCCACTTTGTGGCCCTCAAGAGCGTAAGAGTCCCCAATGGAGGAGGTGCTGGAGGGGGCCTGCCCATCAGCACAGTCCGTGAGGTGGCTTTACTGCGGCGGCTGGAGGCTTTTGAGCATCCCAATGTTGTGCGGTGAGAAGATGGAGGGTTGGGAGTGGGTAGTAAAAGGGAAAAGACAACCTAACCTATAGGTGTGGAGTGGTGGTCAGGAGAGAAGTGGGGACCCTGAGGGAATAGAGGAGGCCATGTTGGGTCAAAGATGATTGCTC of the Physeter macrocephalus isolate SW-GA unplaced genomic scaffold, ASM283717v5 random_27, whole genome shotgun sequence genome contains:
- the MARCHF9 gene encoding E3 ubiquitin-protein ligase MARCHF9; this encodes MLKSRLRMFLNELKLLVLTGGGRPRAEPQPRGGGGGGCGWAPFAGCSTRDGDGDEEEYYGSQPRARGLAGDKEPRAGPPPPPAPPPPPPGALDALSLSSSLDSGLRTPQCRICFQGPEQGELLSPCRCDGSVRCTHQPCLIRWISERGSWSCELCYFKYQVLAISTKNPLQWQAISLTVIEKVQIAAIVLGSLFLVASISWLIWSSLSPSAKWQRQDLLFQICYGMYGFMDVVCIGLIVHEGSSVYRIFKRWQAVNQQWKVLNYDKTKDIGGDAGGGTAGKPGPRTSRTGPPAGATSRPLAAQRMRTLLPQRCGYTILHLLGQLRPPDPRSSSHSGREVVMRVTTV